The genomic stretch TTCACGACGACTCCGATCGTCGGGACGAGTAGCCATGCTATTCAAGAAGTCCCAAGACGTCCTACTGCCGTGGTTCACGCTCCGTCACCGGACGGGAAGAGTCAAGGCCAACTTGAGAAGCGGACGGGCTGCGAATGACGAAAGGCGAACGCGAAGACCAGGAGTCGGCGCAAAGGTCGGCGGACCGCTTGGCGATCGCGCTCGAAGACGCGGGCTTCGATGTCGGCCAGGAGTTCCCGGCGCTGCACGACGCCATTGGCCGTCAGGGCGCGGCGGTCGTGCGCATCGGTGATGTCCGTCCGGCCGTGGCGGACCGGCTCGCTACCGCGCTGGTGAGCGGCGCCACGCGGCAAACGGAGGAGGGCGATAACCGGCAGTGACCAGGGCGGTGCGGGACGGGAGGTTCGCTTAGTCTGCCTGTGTGGATCAAGTCGAGCCTGCCCGGGATCTCGCGCGCCTTCTGCTGGCCGAGTCGATCCCGCGCCGCTGGTTCCACAGTCAGGGTGTTGGTCGCAAGGCGGAGTCGGTCGCGCATCTCCTCGGCGACGACGGGTCTGCGCTGGTGGCCGCTGCTTGGCTGCACGATGTTGGGTACGCGCCCGACCTGGTCGTGACCGGCATGCATCAACTCGACGGCGCCCGCTACCTGCGCGATGTCGCCCATGCCGATGATCTGATCTGCCGGCTGGTCGCGCATCATTCGTGCGCGTTCATCGAGGCGCGGAATCGTGGCCTGTCCGACCAGTTGGCTGACGAGTTCGCACCTGTCGAAGGGCTTGCATCGCATGCGATCACGTATGCGGACATGACAACGACGCCCGACGGTGAGCCGACCGAGGTGGAACTGCGCCTTGCCGAGATCCTCGCCAGGTACGGCGACGGCAACCTGGTCGCCGAGTCGATCCGGGAAGCGAGCCCGCTGATCATCAATTCGGTCCGGGTGATCATGGCCGCGCTCGGCGAGAGCTGAGGATCATTCGGCGCGGGAAATTGAGCCTTGCTCGTCGCGGCTCCACCGGCGGCCGGCGCTGTCGAGGAACTCGATCTGTACGGGCTCGGGCTCGACATACGTGCGCAGCCAGTCCGCAGGGGCGGGGCGTTGGACGGTGCTGCCGGGCGGCACGAGCCCGACGAACTCGGCGCTTGCCTCCTCACCCTCGCGGGCCGGCAGTGGCAACTCGACCTCGTAGATCGGCATCGCGCTCGCGTTGTGGATGTGGAACGCCAGTTCACGACCGCCGTCGACCTTGCGGATCAGCTCGACCCAAGCGCTGATCCGCTCAGCCTGGGCGCGGCGCTCGTCCTCGGCGCGGCCGGCCTCGCGGTGGTGCTCGCGGCGCAGCAGCAGGAACCCGACCAGGAACGCGCCTACTGTTCCGACGGCGGAGAACACGTCGGCGAACGCGCTCAACCAGTCGCTATCCAAGGTGCACGTCCGGCCGGGCGGCGAAGAAATGTTCGAGCCGCAGGCGCATCGAACGGTCCATCGGCAGGGAGCTGATCTCGCTTGCGGAGAACCAGCGGACCTCGGTCGTTTCCTCGCTGGTGGTAGGCGTTCCGCCGGTGGGCCGGGCAGCGAAGACCACAGAGAACTCCTGCCTGACCTCGCCGTCGCTCGTGTAAAGGATGACGTGCCGAGGGTCGGTGTAGATGCCGACCAGCCCGGTGATCTCGACTCGAATGCCGGTCTCTTCGAGCGTCTCTCGCACGGCGGCTTTGGGCAGCGACTCGCCGAGCTCCATGGCCCCACCGGGCAGCGCCCAATTGCCGTTGTCGGAGCGCCGGATCAGCAGCACCTCGCCGGCCTCGTTGGTGACGACCACGTTCGCCGACGGCACCAGCGATGTCGCGCGCGGCGCGTCCGGGTCGTCGTAGAAGTCGATTCGCTGGCCCACGCCGGTCTCACTCCAACGGTGTGGCGTCGTCCCACACGTGCTCGAAGCTCTCCAGGTACGTCGTGACCATGCCGCCGCCGGCCACCCGGCGCAGGTGCAACACCGGCGCTTGGGCGGCCGTGAAGCCGTAGATGTGGGTGTTGACCATCAGTTGATCGTCGGCGCGGTAGATCGAGTTATAGAGAACGGTGCGGTGCAATCGGAACTCCACACCATCGATCTTGCGTAGCGGTCGGTACATGACCAGCGCGTTCTTGATCTTCCCGGCCTGCACCTCGTCCACGCCTTCGTCGGCGCCGCGTTGGGCGACGGCTTCGCTGTCCGGGTCGCCGAGCAGGATGCGTACACGTACGCCTGCCTCGGCCTTCTGCCGGAAGATCCGCTGGATGCCAGCGTCCTCGGAGAGGAACAAGCCGCTGTAGACGAGCACGCCGATGTCTTCCTCGGCGGTCTCGAACATGTGCCGCCACAGGTCGGACGGGACCGTCCAGCGGTGCGGGTAGATGTTGATGATCTCGCTTTCGCTGGCGCTCGCTACCTGATCGGGGCTGAGCGCGTCCGGCCACAGGTAGACCTCATCGACGCCGAGGTGAGCGGAGACCGCGTAGCGGTGGCGCCGGTACGGTGTCCGGCCGCTGATCCAGCGCTCGACGCTCTTCGGGTCCACGTTGAGCGCTTCCGCCAGGCCGGCCGGGGTGAGGCCTCGCTCCAACATCGCGGTGCGTAGTCGCTCGTTCGGCATCGTCTTCCCGTCACGGACGTCCCGGCAGCCAGACCACCCTATGGGAGACGTCTCAGACACGTCCAGGTATGACCTGATCACGTCCCGTCCATTTTTCGCACTCTCGGTGGCATCGATGCGAACCGCGCATCGGCTGAACTGAGAGGAGATCCACCCCATGGACACCCAGCACTTCACGTACGAGGCTCCGACCTGCCCGTGCGGCGCTCAGCTCGGCGGAGGACACCCAACGCTGTGCCGCAAGTGCGTCGCCCGGTCGCGGTGGAACCGCCGGCATCAGGCGCGCGGCGGGCACAGCGGAGCGGACCGAGGTATCCGTACGCGTCGGGGCCGCCGCAGTCGCACCGGTGGTGACGCATGACGATCGCCGTCTCCGTCGTCGTCCTGCTCGGCGTCTTCGTCTTCCTGCTGTGGCGGTACGCCCGGTTGCCGCTCTGGCAGGCCGCCATCTGCGCGGCTTTCGGCTACTACCTTGCCTCGTCGTCGCTCGGTCCGGACATCGGCAACGGCCTGCGCGCCCTGGCTCGATTCGTCGCCGGGCTGGAGCTCTGAGGTGAGCCGATCCGACACCGATGGACGCGACTGGTGGGTGATTGTCGGCATGGCCGTTGCCGCCGTGTCCGCCGCTGTGGCCAGC from Paractinoplanes brasiliensis encodes the following:
- a CDS encoding XRE family transcriptional regulator — encoded protein: MLERGLTPAGLAEALNVDPKSVERWISGRTPYRRHRYAVSAHLGVDEVYLWPDALSPDQVASASESEIINIYPHRWTVPSDLWRHMFETAEEDIGVLVYSGLFLSEDAGIQRIFRQKAEAGVRVRILLGDPDSEAVAQRGADEGVDEVQAGKIKNALVMYRPLRKIDGVEFRLHRTVLYNSIYRADDQLMVNTHIYGFTAAQAPVLHLRRVAGGGMVTTYLESFEHVWDDATPLE
- a CDS encoding NUDIX domain-containing protein, which translates into the protein MGQRIDFYDDPDAPRATSLVPSANVVVTNEAGEVLLIRRSDNGNWALPGGAMELGESLPKAAVRETLEETGIRVEITGLVGIYTDPRHVILYTSDGEVRQEFSVVFAARPTGGTPTTSEETTEVRWFSASEISSLPMDRSMRLRLEHFFAARPDVHLG
- a CDS encoding HD domain-containing protein; its protein translation is MDQVEPARDLARLLLAESIPRRWFHSQGVGRKAESVAHLLGDDGSALVAAAWLHDVGYAPDLVVTGMHQLDGARYLRDVAHADDLICRLVAHHSCAFIEARNRGLSDQLADEFAPVEGLASHAITYADMTTTPDGEPTEVELRLAEILARYGDGNLVAESIREASPLIINSVRVIMAALGES